Genomic window (Gadus macrocephalus chromosome 13, ASM3116895v1):
GGAGGTTACCTTGATTGCAGGCACCAGGCCAGCTTCGGACTAATTTCACAGCAGTCAAGTTCATATACATCagaattctattctattcttaaTATGAGGAACAAATGAGTACTGTGTCATTTGCCCTAAATGTTGCACATACTTTTCTATATAGCCCTTATAGATGTGACATgctcaaaataaaacaaaacaaatggatAATTTGCATAGATTTTCAGACTTTAATTATTAAATTGATGTGAACATGCTTATTGATGTCCAGAGCTTTGAAGGTCActctgtaacaaaacaaaagattTTATGTAAATAACAAGAGTTGCAAGTTATAGTATATTTGAACGAGTTTAGTAGACTGAGAGAGTAAAACGAGAAAAAAAATCACCTGTGGCATCGGGGTCTCCCATGATGTTCTGCAGCAGTTGGTGCAGCGCCCGGTAGACCTGGAACTCCTCCTCATGCAGGGTGAGGCCGACCTCGAAGGGTGCCGCCACctgctggggggaggagagatggctGACCGGGTCTGagagcagcagggggcgctggctGCTGTCGTCGCCTACCGTAGCGTAGCTCCTGTCATGCAGCGGGGGGGCCAACTCCATCACTTGACGACCGACGCGAGGCTTTCCTTTGTCCTGAAGGGGAAACGTTTATATTGTTGAACGTGCAGGGCGCATTGATGTCAGGACATCACTGGGTTAAAACGGCGGCAAGGAGACCTTCAAATGTACTGAAGTGGATTAGGGCCACGGGAATTTTTGAGTTCTGAATTTTTAGACAACATTCTGAGATTTAAATC
Coding sequences:
- the ghrl gene encoding ghrelin/obestatin prepropeptide isoform X2; this encodes MKPEAVSVILLLCSLAFCCQLSRAGVTFLSPAHKPLDKGKPRVGRQVMELAPPLHDRSYATVAAPFEVGLTLHEEEFQVYRALHQLLQNIMGDPDATE
- the ghrl gene encoding ghrelin/obestatin prepropeptide isoform X1, with protein sequence MKPEAVSVILLLCSLAFCCQLSRAGVTFLSPAHKPLDKGKPRVGRQVMELAPPLHDRSYATVGDDSSQRPLLLSDPVSHLSSPQQVAAPFEVGLTLHEEEFQVYRALHQLLQNIMGDPDATE